Within Streptomyces sp. SS1-1, the genomic segment GCCGTCCCACCGGCCGGGACCGCCCGAGCCGCTGGCCGTCCCGGCGGAGACGCTGCTCAAGGAGACCGCCGGCTTCTGGCGGCGCTGGACCGCCCAGTGCCGCTACGAAGGCCCCTGGCGGGACGCCGTCGTACGGTCCCTGATCACCCTGAAGGCCCTCATCTACGCGCCCACCGGCGGTGTCGTCGCCGCCCCCACGACGTCCCTGCCCGGCCGCATCGGCGGCGACCTCAACTGGGACTACCGGTACTGCTGGCTGCGGGACTCCGCCATGACCCTGTCCTGCCTGCTGCGCAACGGCTACCGGGAGGAGGCCACGGCGTGGGTGGACTGGCTGGTACGGGCCGTCGCGGGCGACCCGGCCGACCTGCAGACCGTGTACGGCGTGGGCGGCCAGCGCCTGCTGCCCGAGACCGAGGCGCCCTGGCTGCCCGGCTACGAGGGCTCACAACCCGTCCGGTTCGGCAACTCCGCCGCCGGGCAGTACCAGTTGGACGTCTACGGGGAAGTCCTCGACGCGCTGTGCCTGTCCCTGCGGGCCGGTATCGACCTGCCCGCCCATGTCTGGAGCCTGGTCGAGGCCCTGATGGGGCATCTGCAGCGGCACTGGCGCGAACCCGACCAGGGGCTGTGGGAACTGCGCGGCCCCCGGCGCCAGTTCACCCACTCAAAGGTCATGACCTGGGTGGCCGCCGACCGCGCCCTGCGGATGGGCCGCCTCCTCGGCCGCGACGGCGCCCGCGGACGCTGGCGGGCCCTGCGCGACCAGGTGCACCGCGAGGTCTGCCGCGAGGGCTGGGACCCCGCACGGCACACCTTCACCCAGTCCTACGGCTCCGACGCCCTGGACGCCTCCGCGCTGCTGATCCCCCGGCTCGGCTTCCTGCCCGCCGCGGACGGACGGGTGCGCGGCACGGTCGACGCCCTGCGCGCCCTCGGCCACGGCGGCTTCGTACGCCGCTACACACCCGGCCCGGACACCGGGCAGGGCACCGAGGGCACCTTCGTGGCCTGCTCCCTCTGGTACGCCGACGCCCTCGCCGCGACCGGCCGGACCGGACAGGCCCGCGAGGCGTTCGAGCGGGTCCTCGCCATCCGCAACGACGTCGGTCTGCTCGCCGAGCAGTGGGACCCGGACGCGGGCCGCCAACTCGGCAACGCGCCCCAGGCGTTCAGTCACATCGCCCTGGTGGAGACGGCGTCCGCCCTGTCTCCCCGTACCCGTACGGATTGAGCTGCTGGAACCGCCAGGCGTCCCGGCACATGTCGTTCAGGTCGCGGGTCGGCCGCCAGCCCCACGCACGTGTCACCGCTCCGGCGTCCGCGACGAGTTCGGCCACGTCGCCGGGGCGGCGGGGCACGACCTCGTACGGCACGCGCCAGCCCGTCGCCCGGGAGAACGCGGCGAGGACCTCCAGGACCGAACGGCCCTCGCCCAGGCCCAGGTTGAACACGTGCATCCCCGGCGCGTCGCCGAGGTGGTCCAGCGCCAGCCGGTACGCGCCGACCGCGTCCATGATGTGCAGGTAGTCGCGGACCGTCGTCCCGTCACGGGTCGGATAGTCGTCGCCGAAGACCGGCAGCGACTCCCGACGGCCGCCGGCCACCCGGGCGAGCGACGGCAGGAGGTTGTCCGGCTCACCGGGCGGGCCGGCGCCCAGCAGACCGCTGGGGTGGGCGCCCGCCGGATTGGCGTACCGCAGGCACAGCACCGTGTAGTCGGGCCGCCGGCGGCACACGTCGGCGAGGATCTGCTCGCACGCCCACTTGGAGGCGGCGTAGGGATTCGCCGGGCGGACCGGCGTCGACTCGTCCAGCGGACCGGGGCCGGCCTCGCCGTAGACCGCGCACGAGGAGGAGAAGACCAGGTGGCGCACCCCGTGGTCGTCCATCGCCTGCAGCAGGGACGTCGTCGCGCCCACGTTGCTGTCGTAGTACTCCACGGGCCTGCGCGTCGACGCGCTCACCGAGCGCAGCCCCGCGCAGTGCACCACGGCGTCCACGGTGTGCCGGTCGAACACCGCCGACAGGGCCCTGCGGTCCCGGACGTCCAGCTCGTACACGGCGCCCACGAACCGGCCGGCGATCCGCTCCAGACGCTGCAGGACCCGCGGGCTGCTGTGCGAGTAGTCGTCGACCACGATCACCTCGTAGCCGTGGTCGAGCAGATCGACACAGGCGTGGCTGCCGAGGAACCCCGCACCGCCGGTGACGAGGACCGTCGACGGTGTACTCACCGGCTCGCCGCGCGTCATGGGCAGCCGCTCCCGGATCGGTCACAACGCCGTACATTTACGACGTATACCTCCGACTATGCGCCTCGCGCGCGGCAGCGTCAAACGAACCGGCGCCCCCTCAGACCACGCATCCCACATGCGCGAGCGCCTGCTTCAGCAGCACCCCGTGCCCGCCCGGCATCTCGCTCTGCACCGCCGGCGACAGGGCCTCCTGAGGGCTGAACCAGACCAGGTCGAGGGCGTCCTGCCGGGGCCGGCAGTCGCCGCTGACCGGGACGACGTACGCGAGGGACACCGCGTGCTGACGCGGGTCGTGGTACGGCGTGATGCCCTGCGTCGGGAAGTACTCGGCCACGGTGAAGGGCTGCAGCGAGGTCGGCACCCGGGGCAGCGCCACCGGGCCGAGGTCCTTCTCGAGGTGCCGCAGCAGCGCGTCGCGCACCCGCTCGTGGTGCAGCACGCGGCCGGAGACCAGGGTCCGGCTGACCGTTCCGTCGGGTCCGATGCGCAGCAGCAGCCCGATGCTGGTGACCTCGCCGCTGTCGTCGACGCGCACGGGCACCGCCTCGACGTACAGGATCGGCATGCGGGCGCGCGCCTGCTCCAGGTCGTCCGTGGACAGCCAGCCGGGCGTGGTTTCGGTCATGTCAGACATTGCTTGATCATACTTTCCGGGAGTGCGGACGCTCGGTCGTGGTCGGGTCGGCGGACGGGTCCGCGGATGGTTCCGCGGGGGAGAGACCGTACAGGCGGCGGGCGTTGTCGCCGGCCGTCCACGCGGCGATGCGCAGCGCGTCCGGCAGGCTCAGGTCGTCGTCGTCCACCCGCTCCTGGAGCAGTTCCCCGAGACCCCGGCGGTACGCCAGGGCGCCCAGGGCGTGGAACTCGGCCAGGCCGTAGGCGTCGGAGCTGTACAGCAGCTTGCGGAACGGGGTGATCTCCAGGGCCTCCTCGAGCACCGCCCGCGCCCGGGCCGGGCCCACATGGTGCAGCGCCAGCCCCACGTCCAGGTACACATGGTCGAAGACCACGGCGAGGTGGGCGGCCTCGCGCTGGTACGGCCAGCAGTGCAGGAGCAGCACCGGGATCGTGCCCCTGATCAGCCGCAGCCAGTCGGTCAGCAGGACCGGGTTCGCCCGGTGCAGCCGCAGGTCGCCGTCGCCGAACCCGGTGTGCAGCTGCAGCGGCAGACCGAGATCGACCGCCGTCCACAGCAGATGCCGGGTCAGCACCCGGTCGGACAGCCGGCCGCCGTCCGCCAGCCACTGCCGGGCCGACGCCGTGACCAGCGCGTCCGTGGGGCGCGCCGGATCCAGGTGGAAGCCGGTGCGGTACGCGGCCACCGACTTCACGGCGACGACGCCGGGCCGGCGCACGGCCTCCTCGACGGCCGTCCGGAACGCCTCGGCGTACGCGTCCGCCTCCACCCCCGAGGCCGCGACGGACTCGGCGACCGCCTCCAGACGGACGACCTCGTGGGCGGTCGCCCCGGCCGCCTCGGCGAGCTCCGCCGGAGTGGTGAGCGGCACCGGTGTGTGGCCGGTGTCCACACAGAGCGCCGCCACACCCGCCGCCCGCAGGAACCGCCGGTCCACCTCCCGCACGCCCAGCTCGGCGCGCCGCGCCACATAGACGTCGGCCGGGGCGTGGCGGGGCAGACCGAGCAGGGGTGCGCAGTCCCGGCGTACGGCCACCCCCACCGGGGTGT encodes:
- a CDS encoding glycoside hydrolase family 15 protein gives rise to the protein MSAPIEDYALISDLETAALVGLDGSVDWLCLPRFDSPASLAALLGTRDNGSWRLAPPGATRCTRRTYRPDTLLLQSWWTTPTGTVRVTDFMPPRTRLPCVVRLVEGISGTVTLRSELRLRFHQGRVVPWIRAVEGCAVAIAGPDAVWLGTDPPAEPSGADDRTVHDVTVTAGRRVALTLVWSPSHRPGPPEPLAVPAETLLKETAGFWRRWTAQCRYEGPWRDAVVRSLITLKALIYAPTGGVVAAPTTSLPGRIGGDLNWDYRYCWLRDSAMTLSCLLRNGYREEATAWVDWLVRAVAGDPADLQTVYGVGGQRLLPETEAPWLPGYEGSQPVRFGNSAAGQYQLDVYGEVLDALCLSLRAGIDLPAHVWSLVEALMGHLQRHWREPDQGLWELRGPRRQFTHSKVMTWVAADRALRMGRLLGRDGARGRWRALRDQVHREVCREGWDPARHTFTQSYGSDALDASALLIPRLGFLPAADGRVRGTVDALRALGHGGFVRRYTPGPDTGQGTEGTFVACSLWYADALAATGRTGQAREAFERVLAIRNDVGLLAEQWDPDAGRQLGNAPQAFSHIALVETASALSPRTRTD
- the galE gene encoding UDP-glucose 4-epimerase GalE, producing the protein MTRGEPVSTPSTVLVTGGAGFLGSHACVDLLDHGYEVIVVDDYSHSSPRVLQRLERIAGRFVGAVYELDVRDRRALSAVFDRHTVDAVVHCAGLRSVSASTRRPVEYYDSNVGATTSLLQAMDDHGVRHLVFSSSCAVYGEAGPGPLDESTPVRPANPYAASKWACEQILADVCRRRPDYTVLCLRYANPAGAHPSGLLGAGPPGEPDNLLPSLARVAGGRRESLPVFGDDYPTRDGTTVRDYLHIMDAVGAYRLALDHLGDAPGMHVFNLGLGEGRSVLEVLAAFSRATGWRVPYEVVPRRPGDVAELVADAGAVTRAWGWRPTRDLNDMCRDAWRFQQLNPYGYGETGRTPSPPGRCD
- a CDS encoding NUDIX hydrolase family protein, giving the protein MTETTPGWLSTDDLEQARARMPILYVEAVPVRVDDSGEVTSIGLLLRIGPDGTVSRTLVSGRVLHHERVRDALLRHLEKDLGPVALPRVPTSLQPFTVAEYFPTQGITPYHDPRQHAVSLAYVVPVSGDCRPRQDALDLVWFSPQEALSPAVQSEMPGGHGVLLKQALAHVGCVV
- a CDS encoding amidohydrolase family protein, producing MDGTGPVHEALAELPLVDHHCHGVVTADLDRAGFESLLTEGEPGPGWSPFDTPVGVAVRRDCAPLLGLPRHAPADVYVARRAELGVREVDRRFLRAAGVAALCVDTGHTPVPLTTPAELAEAAGATAHEVVRLEAVAESVAASGVEADAYAEAFRTAVEEAVRRPGVVAVKSVAAYRTGFHLDPARPTDALVTASARQWLADGGRLSDRVLTRHLLWTAVDLGLPLQLHTGFGDGDLRLHRANPVLLTDWLRLIRGTIPVLLLHCWPYQREAAHLAVVFDHVYLDVGLALHHVGPARARAVLEEALEITPFRKLLYSSDAYGLAEFHALGALAYRRGLGELLQERVDDDDLSLPDALRIAAWTAGDNARRLYGLSPAEPSADPSADPTTTERPHSRKV